In the genome of Bacteroidia bacterium, one region contains:
- the sprA gene encoding cell surface protein SprA: MKLPAWSFLFACFVFLGIAAQYTVVKGERKHYKILKDTGDKPRFPLNPDEGDVFNPNNKKNEHLNFPLPSNITTEYELDEDLSGFTIKQRIGDEKYREDSYISYEEFMKRKQQEAIRNYWYNKRTNSINQFSGGIIPPLFVGSKLDKIFGGSFVDIRPSGTIFLTFGGRYNNIKNPNIPVRAQRQGQFLFDQQLQLNIIGKIGEKLKLSVSYDTKATFDFEQQFKIEYTGFEDDIIKKIEAGNVSLPLSGTLITGGQNLFGIKTQLQFGRLTVTGIASQQRGKRQEATAQAGAQSQTFEKGCDQYEGFKHYFLAHFFRDMYNTAVKQTNQIQSPIFITRIEVYVTSIGNVQTTTVPRDGIALLDLGEPDPAHIYNKAKVSPTLPPGLTVPIPATNHNNLLVDQAFIDAIQNPQNAPNFLLNNGFSTLEFEQRFFRQLQPSEYTLNPQLGYISLKAPINNNNLVLAVAYQYTYNGQTYQVGTFAQDVPASATGGASKNLILKLLQSSQNTYTRIPSWDLMMKNIYSIDAFNISKENFQLQIVYRDGGSGEGTRTLPTGPNSIKTTPLLQLLGLDQFNQVNTPGADGQFDFIQDVTIDAISGRIIFPCTEPFGDYLAQKFKEAAQKGETGAGDSSRYVYRMLYDSTLTVARTQGANFNKFFLRGSYRSSTSSEISLNAIQVVQGSVQVKAGGTVLQEGVDYTVDYMLGKVKILNQAILASGQEIKVSYETNSLFAIQNRTLVGTRWEYKIDKNFIIGATAIQQSERPITNRVNIGDEPIKNLIWGTDIAYRRESRFMTKMIDKLPLISTKEISSLDVFGEFAQLRPGHPNTRGLGKKGISYIDDFEGSRTPIELLIPPTRWKLASIPATFSNANLNNDLSIGYQRAKLSWYNIDASAFYNDTRIAGITNNDISLNEVRPIFPKEVFPNRDLATGQNAPLPILTLHFDPTQRGPYNYNPNVNPDGTLKNPTQNWAGIMYPIMTNTDFEFSNIEYMEFWLMDPFQGFDPAKFTQNGGDLYINIGNMTEDVLKDGQISYENGLPTSQTQNSNIPITTAWGKVTTLKPVVRAFDNTSDAREKQDVGLDGLSDAEERTFFQSYLNTLAANFGTNSGAYQSAFNDPSSDNFDHYLSLSGNDVLARYANFSGLERNSAEPRGTNPNSSTTVPDSEDMNENNTLDQNDDYYEYHISLRKADLNVGSNYIVDKITIPDPVSSNTPNMPNGAPVNANWYLFRIPLTDENRKQIGNIQDFKSVRFIRIYLKGFEKQVVLRFARLQLVGGQWRRYTLPLAAPGEPKPDDNFSSTLFELGTVNIEENGRRTPVNYLIPPDALRERNFLAPNQNQQNETALSLRVCDLKDGDSRGVFRQVVNDLRQYKRIRIWVHAESRIGQPDIQKGDIRAFIRMGVDLTNNYYQYAIDVTPTPFGYYTNPADVWRDRIDFAMEDLNLAKAMRDQTGHPKDVPFTAKIGNGYVTVIGTPDLSNIRNIMLGIENPRIPGEDGSSKCAEVWFNELQVTEFNEAPGWAANARANLKLADFATITGTTGYSGIGFASVEKKISERNFNETIRYDVNSNVNLDKLFPKKWNLSLPMFVSQGEMVVNPKFNPLNADVQLNTILQASPIEKRDSIRKAAQTYNKRRSIAFTQIKKNRPANSTKKPQPWDISNWTANYSYTDQYDRNPYLEFHTNKHYQGGLVYAYSTNPKSIEPFKKLKSKKTGSDNLISAFNFTYLPKSFTAGTTINRTIDITKNRKLDPNTDIQPQFNKTFTITRNYALQYDITKSLTLNFTATNTAFVDEPTGYLDSDEKRDTLRKNLMKLGRNTNYNHNITLNYKLPFDKFKPLNFISANYTRNANFSWTTAPIGNEKFGNVINNSVNHQINGQISLVKLYNKSKFLKEILNPAPKPNKPTNTNNFSGKDPKNNNQMNTNNEKDKKPEPIELSWEEVGKYILRTILSIENIDVSYSKNQSTTLPGYIPRTRFLGYDAEYNAPLTEFLLGSQIDMRPAAVKNNWLVKETNVVARYTQNTTENLSIRTSVQLFKGFRVNISGTRNYTTNNSELFRYDTATFTFQSFTPTQNGNFNISYIALSSAFEGDKINSKFFKQFSQDRSIISQRLGKQNGNSSGDLIYNEYGTFAKEYDEKAQDVLLYAFRSAYGNEKADRLALTPFPAIPLPNWQVNYNGLTTLPFFKKRFNNIALTHSYRCTYGIPSFTNNLYYKENDKGATEIEASTGNFYSKYVIQQIAIAEQFAPLVGIDMNWKNNITTKLDYKQDRTLSLNLNSYQLNETRNRDITFGFGYRVNGAKANIKLFGGSLALKNDIDIRLDITYRNSKVRQRTLDSDQSTLLSGNRTIIIKPSIDYMINQRLTIQIFYDRTMLKPFISNQFPSNATNFGVRVRFTLS, translated from the coding sequence CATTCCTGTACGCGCGCAAAGACAAGGTCAGTTTCTTTTTGACCAACAACTACAACTAAACATTATCGGTAAAATTGGCGAGAAACTCAAGCTTAGCGTCAGCTACGACACCAAAGCCACTTTTGATTTTGAACAACAGTTCAAAATAGAATATACAGGTTTCGAAGATGACATTATCAAAAAAATAGAAGCAGGAAATGTAAGTTTACCTCTTTCAGGTACATTGATTACAGGTGGGCAAAACTTATTCGGCATTAAAACCCAGCTACAATTTGGGCGATTAACGGTTACAGGTATCGCGTCCCAACAAAGAGGTAAACGGCAAGAAGCTACTGCCCAAGCAGGCGCACAATCTCAAACTTTTGAAAAAGGCTGCGACCAATACGAAGGTTTCAAACACTATTTTTTAGCCCACTTTTTTAGAGACATGTACAACACTGCCGTAAAACAAACTAACCAAATTCAATCTCCAATATTCATTACCCGTATAGAAGTATATGTAACCAGCATAGGTAACGTGCAAACTACAACCGTACCTCGAGATGGAATTGCTTTACTTGACTTAGGCGAACCTGACCCTGCTCATATCTACAACAAAGCCAAGGTCAGCCCTACTCTACCTCCAGGACTAACTGTACCCATCCCAGCTACCAACCATAACAATCTGTTAGTTGACCAAGCTTTTATTGATGCTATCCAAAACCCACAAAACGCACCTAACTTTTTACTCAATAATGGTTTTTCTACCTTAGAATTTGAGCAGCGTTTTTTTAGACAACTTCAACCTTCTGAATATACTCTAAATCCTCAATTAGGCTACATTTCTCTCAAAGCGCCTATCAACAACAATAATTTAGTACTTGCAGTAGCATACCAATATACTTACAACGGACAAACTTACCAAGTAGGTACATTTGCCCAAGATGTACCTGCATCAGCCACAGGCGGTGCTTCTAAAAATCTTATTCTTAAACTTTTACAATCCTCCCAAAATACTTATACCCGAATCCCTAGCTGGGACCTAATGATGAAAAATATTTACAGTATTGATGCTTTTAATATCAGTAAAGAAAATTTTCAACTTCAAATTGTATATCGTGATGGGGGAAGTGGTGAAGGTACGCGTACTCTACCCACAGGACCGAACAGCATCAAAACTACTCCACTTTTGCAACTACTTGGATTAGACCAATTTAATCAAGTCAATACTCCTGGGGCTGATGGACAGTTTGATTTTATCCAAGACGTAACTATCGATGCTATTTCAGGGCGAATTATCTTTCCATGCACTGAACCTTTTGGCGATTATTTAGCCCAAAAATTCAAGGAAGCGGCACAGAAAGGGGAAACAGGTGCAGGTGACTCGTCGCGGTATGTGTATAGAATGCTGTACGACTCTACGCTTACTGTAGCCCGAACGCAAGGGGCAAACTTTAACAAATTCTTTTTGCGCGGCAGCTATAGAAGTTCTACAAGTTCAGAAATATCCCTGAATGCTATTCAGGTGGTACAAGGCTCTGTACAGGTTAAAGCAGGAGGTACAGTACTGCAAGAAGGTGTAGATTACACAGTAGACTACATGCTTGGCAAAGTAAAAATTCTAAACCAAGCTATATTAGCATCAGGGCAGGAAATTAAAGTCAGCTATGAAACCAACTCTTTATTTGCTATTCAAAACCGAACTTTAGTTGGTACAAGATGGGAATATAAGATAGACAAAAACTTTATTATTGGTGCTACAGCCATTCAACAATCTGAAAGACCTATTACTAACCGAGTAAATATTGGCGATGAACCTATCAAAAATTTAATATGGGGAACTGACATTGCTTACCGAAGAGAGTCCCGATTTATGACTAAAATGATAGATAAATTGCCCCTTATCAGTACAAAAGAAATTTCTTCCTTAGATGTTTTTGGGGAATTTGCTCAACTTCGCCCAGGGCATCCTAATACTCGCGGGTTAGGTAAAAAAGGTATTTCTTACATTGATGATTTTGAAGGTTCAAGAACGCCCATAGAGCTTCTCATTCCTCCTACTCGATGGAAATTAGCAAGTATTCCTGCTACATTCTCTAACGCAAATTTGAACAATGATTTATCCATAGGCTATCAAAGAGCAAAGTTGTCTTGGTATAATATAGACGCTAGTGCTTTTTATAATGATACCCGTATAGCAGGTATTACTAACAATGACATTTCTCTCAATGAAGTAAGACCTATTTTTCCTAAAGAGGTATTTCCTAACCGAGATTTAGCTACAGGGCAAAATGCACCTTTACCTATTCTTACACTTCATTTTGACCCTACTCAACGCGGACCATATAACTACAATCCCAATGTAAATCCCGACGGCACACTTAAAAATCCTACTCAAAATTGGGCGGGAATTATGTATCCTATTATGACCAACACAGATTTTGAATTCTCTAACATTGAGTACATGGAATTTTGGTTAATGGATCCTTTTCAAGGTTTTGACCCTGCTAAATTTACTCAAAACGGCGGAGATTTGTACATTAACATTGGTAACATGACCGAAGATGTCCTAAAAGACGGACAAATTTCATACGAAAATGGATTACCGACTTCTCAAACTCAAAATTCCAATATTCCTATTACCACAGCTTGGGGCAAAGTAACTACCTTAAAGCCTGTTGTACGCGCATTCGATAACACTTCTGATGCAAGAGAAAAACAAGACGTAGGTTTAGATGGGCTAAGCGATGCCGAAGAGCGTACTTTTTTTCAAAGTTACCTAAATACCTTAGCAGCTAATTTTGGCACAAATTCAGGGGCTTATCAATCTGCTTTTAATGACCCTAGTTCAGATAATTTTGACCATTATTTGAGTTTAAGCGGAAATGATGTATTAGCTCGATATGCAAACTTTTCAGGATTAGAACGTAACTCCGCTGAACCCAGAGGTACTAATCCGAACTCTTCCACTACTGTACCCGATAGCGAAGATATGAACGAAAATAACACTCTTGACCAAAATGATGATTATTATGAATATCATATAAGCTTGAGAAAAGCAGACTTAAACGTAGGTTCTAATTACATTGTGGATAAAATTACTATTCCTGACCCAGTAAGCTCAAATACTCCAAATATGCCCAACGGCGCCCCTGTTAATGCTAATTGGTACTTGTTCCGTATTCCGTTGACTGATGAAAACCGCAAACAAATTGGAAATATTCAAGATTTTAAGTCTGTACGTTTCATTCGTATTTATCTCAAAGGATTTGAGAAGCAAGTTGTACTACGTTTTGCACGTTTGCAGTTAGTAGGTGGACAGTGGCGCAGGTATACTTTACCATTAGCTGCTCCAGGCGAACCTAAACCTGATGACAATTTTTCTTCTACTTTGTTTGAATTAGGTACAGTAAACATTGAAGAAAATGGCAGGCGAACTCCTGTAAATTATCTTATCCCACCTGACGCACTTAGAGAGCGCAACTTTTTAGCTCCTAACCAGAATCAACAAAATGAAACAGCTTTGAGCTTGCGCGTATGCGACCTTAAAGATGGCGACTCGCGTGGTGTATTTAGACAAGTAGTCAATGATTTAAGACAATATAAAAGAATTAGAATTTGGGTACACGCAGAGTCTCGTATCGGTCAGCCTGATATTCAGAAAGGCGATATACGTGCTTTTATTCGCATGGGCGTAGACTTAACTAACAACTACTATCAATACGCTATTGATGTAACTCCCACTCCTTTTGGATATTACACTAACCCCGCAGATGTGTGGCGAGATAGAATTGACTTCGCTATGGAAGACCTCAATCTTGCCAAAGCCATGCGAGATCAAACCGGTCATCCCAAAGATGTACCTTTTACTGCAAAAATTGGAAATGGTTATGTTACAGTAATCGGTACTCCTGATTTGAGTAATATCCGAAATATCATGCTGGGAATAGAAAATCCACGAATTCCAGGCGAAGATGGTAGCTCGAAATGCGCAGAAGTATGGTTCAATGAATTACAGGTAACAGAATTCAATGAAGCCCCTGGTTGGGCTGCAAACGCCCGCGCTAATCTTAAACTCGCTGATTTTGCTACTATAACAGGTACAACAGGCTATTCAGGTATCGGATTCGCAAGTGTAGAGAAAAAAATTAGCGAACGAAATTTTAATGAAACTATCCGATATGACGTTAATAGTAATGTCAATTTAGACAAACTGTTCCCTAAAAAATGGAACCTGTCCTTGCCCATGTTCGTCAGTCAAGGTGAAATGGTAGTTAATCCTAAATTCAATCCTCTCAATGCAGATGTACAGCTCAATACTATTCTTCAAGCTAGTCCCATAGAAAAAAGAGACTCTATTCGCAAAGCAGCACAAACCTATAATAAACGCAGAAGTATAGCTTTCACTCAAATTAAGAAAAATAGACCCGCTAACTCTACCAAAAAACCTCAACCTTGGGATATCAGCAATTGGACCGCTAACTATTCCTACACTGATCAATATGACCGAAATCCTTACTTGGAATTTCATACCAATAAACACTATCAAGGGGGATTGGTCTATGCATATTCTACTAATCCTAAATCTATTGAACCTTTCAAAAAATTAAAATCTAAAAAAACAGGTTCAGATAATCTTATTTCTGCCTTTAACTTCACTTATCTGCCTAAAAGCTTTACAGCAGGTACAACTATCAACCGAACTATAGATATTACCAAAAACCGAAAGTTAGACCCAAATACGGATATTCAACCTCAATTCAATAAAACCTTTACAATCACTCGGAACTATGCACTACAATATGACATTACAAAAAGTTTAACATTAAACTTCACAGCTACCAACACAGCTTTCGTTGATGAACCTACTGGCTATTTAGACAGTGATGAAAAACGAGATACGCTTCGTAAAAACCTCATGAAGTTAGGTAGAAATACAAACTACAACCATAACATTACATTGAACTACAAACTACCTTTTGATAAATTTAAGCCTCTTAATTTCATTTCTGCCAATTATACTCGTAACGCTAACTTTTCTTGGACTACTGCTCCAATAGGTAATGAAAAATTCGGTAATGTGATAAACAATAGTGTAAACCATCAAATTAACGGGCAAATTAGTTTAGTAAAACTTTACAATAAGTCTAAATTCTTGAAAGAGATTTTAAACCCTGCTCCTAAACCTAACAAACCTACTAATACAAACAATTTTTCAGGTAAAGACCCTAAAAATAATAATCAGATGAATACGAATAATGAAAAAGACAAAAAACCTGAACCCATTGAACTTTCTTGGGAAGAGGTAGGTAAGTATATCCTGCGCACTATTTTGAGCATTGAAAATATTGATGTAAGCTACAGCAAAAACCAATCTACAACTTTACCCGGTTATATTCCTCGTACAAGGTTTCTTGGCTATGATGCAGAATACAATGCACCTTTAACAGAATTTTTATTAGGTAGTCAAATAGACATGCGCCCTGCTGCTGTAAAAAATAACTGGTTAGTTAAAGAAACGAATGTAGTAGCAAGATATACTCAAAACACTACTGAAAATCTTAGCATAAGAACCTCTGTACAATTATTCAAGGGATTTAGAGTAAATATTTCAGGCACAAGAAACTACACTACCAACAACAGTGAACTATTTAGGTATGACACTGCTACATTTACTTTTCAAAGTTTTACTCCTACACAAAATGGAAACTTCAACATTAGCTATATTGCTCTAAGCTCTGCCTTTGAAGGGGACAAAATTAACTCTAAATTTTTCAAACAGTTTAGCCAAGATCGTTCTATTATTTCGCAGCGTTTAGGCAAGCAGAATGGGAATAGTTCAGGCGATTTAATTTATAATGAGTATGGTACATTTGCCAAAGAATACGATGAAAAAGCTCAAGATGTATTACTCTATGCATTTAGAAGTGCCTATGGTAACGAAAAAGCAGACCGACTTGCACTTACTCCTTTTCCTGCCATTCCTTTACCGAATTGGCAAGTCAATTATAATGGTCTGACTACTTTACCCTTTTTCAAAAAGCGTTTCAACAACATTGCCTTGACACATTCTTACCGATGTACTTATGGTATACCCAGCTTTACCAATAATCTGTATTACAAAGAAAATGATAAGGGCGCTACAGAAATTGAAGCTTCTACAGGTAATTTTTATAGCAAGTATGTTATCCAGCAGATAGCTATTGCTGAACAGTTTGCACCTTTGGTTGGCATAGATATGAATTGGAAAAATAACATAACTACAAAATTAGACTACAAGCAGGACAGAACGCTTTCTTTGAACCTGAATAGCTACCAACTCAATGAAACGCGTAATAGAGATATTACCTTCGGTTTCGGCTATCGCGTCAACGGAGCAAAAGCAAATATTAAACTTTTTGGTGGTAGTTTAGCCCTAAAAAATGACATAGACATACGCTTAGATATTACCTACCGCAACAGTAAAGTAAGGCAGCGCACATTAGACTCTGACCAAAGTACTTTACTATCAGGAAATAGAACTATAATTATCAAACCTTCTATTGACTACATGATTAACCAGCGCTTAACTATCCAAATATTCTATGACCGCACTATGCTCAAGCCATTTATATCCAACCAATTCCCTTCCAACGCTACAAACTTCGGAGTGAGAGTAAGATTTACACTAAGTTAA
- a CDS encoding DUF1599 domain-containing protein → MDKTLQQYQEQVIYCKDIFMKKAQDYGNAWQILRLPSLTDQIYIKLLRIRNIEELGNQKIGDSVTSEYRGVFNYCVMALLKIHYPEADFSNLQLLSEKYDEQVQTAIQLMQNKNHDYGEAWRLMRISSITDLCLMKVFRIKSIENQKGKTIISEGVESNYMDIMNYAVFALIRLCELKS, encoded by the coding sequence ATGGACAAAACTTTACAGCAGTATCAAGAACAAGTCATCTACTGCAAAGACATTTTTATGAAAAAAGCACAAGACTACGGCAATGCTTGGCAGATACTGCGACTACCTTCTTTAACCGACCAAATATATATCAAACTACTGCGTATTAGAAACATTGAAGAGTTGGGCAATCAGAAAATTGGGGATAGTGTAACCTCTGAATACAGAGGAGTATTCAACTACTGTGTGATGGCTTTACTTAAAATTCATTATCCCGAAGCAGATTTTTCAAACCTTCAACTGCTCTCCGAAAAATACGATGAACAAGTACAAACTGCTATACAATTGATGCAAAACAAAAACCATGACTATGGCGAAGCTTGGCGATTGATGCGCATAAGCAGTATCACAGATTTATGTTTGATGAAAGTATTTAGGATTAAGTCTATTGAAAACCAAAAGGGAAAAACGATAATTTCAGAAGGAGTGGAAAGTAACTACATGGACATCATGAACTATGCCGTATTTGCTTTGATTCGTTTATGCGAATTGAAGAGCTAA
- a CDS encoding anthranilate synthase component I family protein, with protein MRIEELKARCLSLVHQSEIGIYFDSHYDTQDRYALYECIVGINAQEICEIYDTWQPAFEFVRKNSNKWIFFAFAYEAYAEPLFLPYQPYTKPTAVLWIPQYWLTLSKQGKVESNQPAYFEQHLTDKKNTTDYPKIDLQPVWTKEQYISRFFAVIEHIRQGNVYELNLCQAFKARVHNLDTLNLYKRLQQPGTMPYSVYWKYPPYTVISTSPERLLAQRQNTLIAQPMKGTQRKQHLNDTQSRYLLQNSLKNRAENVMIVDLMRNDLAKSCVTGSITTENLFEVLDYGNLYQMISTIKGKISPGKHFLDAFYQVFPPGSMTGAPKKRSVQIIHELESVPRGWFSGSIGYINPYQQADSNVLIRTLCYDSVSQELSLHTGGAIVYHSQAEQEYQETLLKAERIRQLLF; from the coding sequence ATGCGAATTGAAGAGCTAAAAGCCCGATGCTTATCTTTGGTACATCAAAGTGAGATAGGTATCTACTTTGACAGCCATTACGATACTCAAGACCGTTATGCGCTCTATGAATGTATTGTAGGTATAAATGCCCAAGAAATTTGTGAAATTTATGACACTTGGCAGCCTGCTTTTGAGTTTGTTCGCAAAAATTCTAATAAATGGATATTCTTTGCCTTTGCGTATGAAGCCTATGCCGAACCTTTATTTTTGCCTTACCAGCCTTATACTAAACCCACCGCAGTGTTATGGATACCGCAGTACTGGCTAACTCTTTCCAAGCAAGGTAAAGTAGAAAGTAACCAACCCGCTTATTTTGAACAACACTTAACAGACAAAAAAAACACTACGGATTACCCTAAAATTGACCTGCAACCCGTATGGACAAAAGAGCAGTACATTTCTCGTTTTTTTGCAGTCATTGAACATATTCGGCAGGGGAATGTGTATGAACTTAACTTATGTCAAGCTTTCAAAGCCAGAGTACATAATTTAGATACCTTAAATTTATACAAACGTCTTCAACAACCTGGGACTATGCCGTATAGTGTATATTGGAAATATCCCCCTTATACAGTGATTAGCACTTCGCCTGAACGGTTATTAGCGCAGCGGCAAAATACTCTTATTGCTCAACCTATGAAAGGTACGCAGCGAAAACAGCACTTGAATGACACACAAAGCCGATATTTACTTCAAAATTCCCTTAAAAATAGAGCAGAAAATGTTATGATAGTAGATTTGATGCGGAACGACTTAGCTAAAAGTTGCGTAACAGGCAGCATAACTACTGAAAATTTGTTTGAGGTTTTGGATTATGGCAATTTGTATCAGATGATTTCTACGATAAAAGGTAAGATTTCACCAGGTAAGCATTTTTTAGATGCCTTTTATCAAGTATTTCCGCCTGGATCTATGACAGGGGCACCTAAGAAAAGAAGCGTACAAATTATACATGAGTTAGAAAGTGTTCCAAGAGGATGGTTTTCTGGCAGTATAGGCTACATTAACCCATATCAGCAAGCGGATAGTAATGTTTTAATTCGCACGTTGTGTTATGATTCTGTTTCACAAGAGCTTTCTTTGCATACGGGAGGGGCTATTGTATATCATTCCCAAGCCGAGCAAGAATATCAAGAAACTTTGCTTAAAGCAGAGCGCATACGGCAGCTACTTTTTTGA